From a region of the Flavobacterium branchiarum genome:
- a CDS encoding aldo/keto reductase, protein MSKTLLSPIIVGTMNWGVWDKNLTPKEMENLIQICLENKITTFDLADIYGSYTTEADFGKGFAASKISREKLQLISKCGIQMIAENRKNTIKHYDYSKEYIIWSVENSLKNLKTDYLDVFLLHRPSPLMQADEIAEAVEKLRTEGKIIDFGLSNFTTSQTELIRQKIDVSYNQVQFSATNFEPMVDGSFDYMQMHGIRPMSWNPLGTIFREDNKQTRRLKKLLATLVSKYSLGSDTILLSWILSHPAKVIPIAGTVNVARIQALTKAVELKLEKEDWFAIWTESMGDDVP, encoded by the coding sequence ATGAGCAAAACACTATTATCGCCTATAATTGTGGGCACTATGAATTGGGGAGTTTGGGATAAAAATCTAACTCCCAAAGAAATGGAAAATCTTATCCAAATATGTTTAGAAAATAAAATCACCACCTTTGACCTTGCTGATATTTATGGTTCGTATACCACCGAAGCAGATTTTGGGAAAGGATTTGCAGCAAGTAAAATTTCAAGAGAGAAATTACAACTGATTTCTAAGTGCGGCATTCAAATGATTGCTGAAAATAGAAAAAATACAATTAAGCATTATGATTATTCGAAAGAATATATAATTTGGTCTGTTGAGAATTCTTTGAAAAATTTAAAAACAGATTACTTAGATGTTTTTTTATTACACCGTCCAAGCCCTTTAATGCAAGCAGATGAAATTGCTGAAGCTGTTGAAAAGCTAAGAACAGAAGGTAAGATTATTGATTTTGGATTGTCAAATTTTACAACTTCTCAGACTGAATTAATCCGTCAAAAAATTGATGTTAGTTATAACCAAGTACAATTTTCGGCTACAAATTTCGAGCCAATGGTAGATGGTAGTTTTGATTATATGCAAATGCACGGAATTCGTCCGATGTCCTGGAATCCATTAGGAACTATTTTTAGAGAAGATAATAAACAAACACGAAGATTAAAGAAGTTGTTGGCAACTTTGGTTTCTAAATATAGTTTAGGTTCGGATACTATTTTACTAAGTTGGATTTTAAGTCATCCGGCAAAAGTAATTCCAATTGCTGGAACTGTAAACGTAGCTAGAATTCAAGCTTTGACAAAAGCAGTAGAGTTGAAGTTAGAGAAAGAAGATTGGTTTGCTATTTGGACTGAAAGTATGGGAGACGATGTGCCATAA
- a CDS encoding DUF3298 and DUF4163 domain-containing protein: protein MRNYTFLFVTLFILTSCTRELSFKEQTFEKKSTLPCKSNCPQISIKIPIAQDVPIVSDSINKKVFSVLKEIVYFGENPFDSTDYNELTASFIGSYEEMRKKFPEDTFGWEAKIEGNVEYQSDSILNIKINHYTFTGGAHGYQGYRSLLFNPKTGKTITNKQLFVNENDFKTFAEKQFRTKYKIPANSSINATGLMFENEKFNLPVNIFYTKEGLLLYYNSYEVASYADGPKELLLPYETIKNYLVFK, encoded by the coding sequence ATGAGAAATTACACTTTTTTATTCGTAACCCTTTTTATTTTAACAAGTTGTACTAGAGAACTTTCATTCAAAGAACAAACGTTTGAAAAGAAATCAACTTTACCTTGTAAAAGCAATTGCCCACAAATTAGTATAAAAATTCCAATTGCTCAAGATGTTCCTATCGTATCAGATAGCATCAATAAAAAAGTGTTTTCTGTTTTAAAGGAAATCGTTTATTTTGGAGAAAACCCTTTTGATTCAACTGATTATAATGAGCTAACAGCTTCTTTTATTGGTTCGTATGAAGAAATGCGTAAAAAATTTCCTGAAGACACATTCGGATGGGAAGCCAAAATCGAAGGCAATGTAGAATACCAGTCTGATAGCATACTAAATATCAAAATTAATCATTACACTTTTACAGGGGGCGCTCATGGCTACCAAGGATATCGTTCTTTATTATTCAATCCTAAAACAGGAAAAACAATTACAAACAAGCAATTATTTGTAAACGAAAATGATTTTAAAACTTTCGCAGAAAAACAATTTAGAACAAAATATAAAATCCCAGCCAACAGTAGCATCAACGCAACAGGTTTAATGTTTGAAAATGAAAAATTCAATCTGCCTGTAAATATTTTTTACACAAAAGAAGGCCTTCTTCTATATTATAACTCTTATGAGGTAGCGTCGTATGCCGATGGCCCAAAAGAGTTATTATTGCCTTATGAGACAATAAAAAACTATTTAGTGTTTAAATAA
- a CDS encoding ATP-binding protein, with protein MINKRLLIKNLLAHNDESSFYDKKRQLNLHSREGKAKFLKHICALSNSNPTNNSYIVVGVEDHDNEIVGDDFFDDSRIQNLVNAFLENPPKIQYENVPFPNLPKDKVVGLVTIKPKRKISYFKKGIHTITANSVFIRRGSNSVPVEEGEVEKNYQNTETVIGIENNSRNSIEYTLDGVIDFMNFRHKDMSPKYKVFKELFVICWAGVPKKSRDKTFLSRVDIELINEQIKLFYSAQDVVTITYNEDTFTIIEYVPLGLNDKTSYYPLEQQTIHFFDNGYYKIDREILFQPPEFNRKMLFHIYNSNIALLAKLQKGTVLSDREMIDLENLPSTFMICYLNGFEDAKQKLVDAKLLLKPYTQVYQSFKEALRILRKMKYDVVQ; from the coding sequence ATGATTAACAAGCGCCTTTTAATAAAAAACTTACTTGCTCATAATGATGAGAGTAGTTTTTATGATAAAAAAAGGCAATTGAATTTGCACTCACGTGAAGGGAAAGCCAAGTTTTTGAAGCACATTTGTGCATTGTCTAATTCTAATCCTACCAATAATTCTTATATAGTTGTAGGAGTTGAGGATCATGATAATGAGATTGTAGGAGATGATTTTTTTGATGACAGCCGAATTCAAAATCTAGTCAACGCTTTTCTTGAAAACCCACCAAAAATTCAATATGAAAATGTACCTTTTCCTAATCTTCCAAAGGATAAGGTAGTTGGGCTTGTTACCATTAAGCCAAAAAGGAAAATATCTTATTTTAAAAAAGGAATTCATACTATTACTGCTAATAGTGTTTTTATTAGACGAGGAAGTAATTCGGTTCCCGTTGAAGAAGGAGAGGTAGAGAAAAATTATCAGAATACTGAGACGGTAATCGGGATTGAAAATAATTCACGTAATAGTATTGAATACACATTAGATGGCGTAATTGATTTTATGAATTTTCGACATAAAGATATGTCGCCAAAGTATAAAGTTTTTAAAGAATTATTTGTGATCTGCTGGGCAGGAGTTCCTAAAAAATCGCGTGACAAAACATTTTTATCTCGAGTAGACATCGAATTGATAAACGAGCAAATTAAGTTGTTTTACTCAGCTCAAGATGTGGTTACTATTACTTATAATGAGGATACTTTTACTATTATTGAATACGTTCCGTTAGGATTAAATGATAAAACAAGTTATTATCCTTTGGAGCAACAAACCATTCATTTTTTTGATAATGGGTATTATAAAATTGATAGAGAAATACTTTTTCAGCCACCAGAGTTTAATAGAAAAATGCTATTTCATATTTATAATTCTAATATTGCATTACTTGCCAAACTGCAAAAAGGTACTGTTTTGTCTGATCGTGAAATGATAGATTTAGAGAATTTACCATCTACGTTTATGATTTGTTATCTCAATGGATTTGAAGATGCTAAGCAAAAATTAGTTGATGCTAAGTTGCTTTTAAAGCCTTACACGCAAGTTTATCAGTCTTTTAAAGAAGCTTTGCGAATCTTACGAAAGATGAAATATGATGTTGTTCAGTAA
- a CDS encoding vWA domain-containing protein, producing the protein MDKITFLNPEFFWLFLLIPIAIAWLFWKRKQQSATLKMSSLQGFKSSESLLAKLKPFLGVFRILALCSLIIALARPRTVDVSNKTKTTKGIDIVMSIDVSGSMLARDLKPDRMQALKKLAAEFVNERPNDRIGIVLYASEAYTKIPVTSDKAIILEAIKSIKYDNVLVDGTGIGMGLATAVNRLKDSKAKSKVIILMTDGVNNAGFIEPDTAADIAKQYGIKVYTIGIGTNGMAEFPYAIAPNGQFLFRMMKVEIDEQMMKTIANKTGGKYFRATSNEKLASIYNEINKLETTEIEELKFYDYDEKFRPFVILAGLLLLLEIGLRNTVYRSFI; encoded by the coding sequence ATGGATAAAATAACTTTTTTAAACCCTGAGTTTTTCTGGTTGTTTCTTTTGATTCCCATTGCAATTGCTTGGTTATTCTGGAAAAGAAAGCAGCAATCGGCAACACTAAAAATGAGTTCATTGCAAGGTTTTAAATCTTCAGAATCATTGTTAGCCAAACTAAAACCTTTTTTGGGTGTATTTCGAATTTTAGCATTATGCTCATTAATAATTGCGCTTGCAAGACCTAGAACAGTAGATGTAAGCAATAAAACGAAAACTACAAAAGGAATAGATATTGTAATGTCAATTGACGTTTCTGGAAGTATGCTTGCAAGAGATTTAAAACCAGATCGTATGCAAGCCCTTAAAAAATTAGCAGCCGAATTTGTAAACGAAAGACCAAATGACAGAATTGGAATCGTTTTATATGCATCTGAAGCTTATACAAAAATACCTGTAACAAGCGATAAAGCAATTATCCTTGAAGCAATCAAAAGCATAAAATACGACAATGTTTTAGTTGATGGAACTGGAATAGGAATGGGATTGGCAACTGCTGTAAACAGACTTAAAGACAGTAAAGCAAAAAGCAAAGTCATTATATTAATGACAGATGGTGTAAATAACGCTGGGTTTATTGAACCAGACACAGCCGCTGATATTGCAAAACAATACGGAATTAAAGTATATACAATTGGAATTGGAACTAACGGAATGGCCGAATTTCCATATGCAATTGCTCCGAATGGTCAGTTTTTATTCAGAATGATGAAAGTAGAAATTGATGAGCAAATGATGAAAACTATTGCAAACAAAACAGGAGGAAAATATTTTAGAGCTACAAGTAATGAAAAATTAGCCTCTATTTACAATGAAATTAATAAACTGGAGACAACCGAAATCGAAGAACTAAAATTCTATGATTACGATGAAAAATTCAGACCTTTTGTGATATTAGCAGGTTTATTGCTTTTATTAGAAATTGGATTACGAAATACTGTTTACAGGAGTTTTATATAA
- a CDS encoding VWA domain-containing protein: MELDEKKYLYLLILLPILACIFFFNMYWKRKKQREFGDLELVKKLAPEHSIFKPFLKLGVILLALAALVLGLVNPKIGTKMETVKREGIDIVFAVDVSKSMLAEDVAPNRLEKSKQLVSQIVKQLGNDRIGIVAYAGSAFPVLPITTDYSVAKMFLQSMTPDMVSSQGTSLDEAIKLSATYFDEKSKTSKLLILISDGEDHSEGADVAAEEANKLGMKIITIGVGTEKGATIPLKKNGVVESYQRDNNNEIVITKLNQEGLKAIAKATKGGYVYGGSTKEVLDYVKNALDNIQKTEFEATQMADFQSQFQWFIGIAFVLLFIDLFLLERKTNWIKELNLFNEKK; this comes from the coding sequence ATGGAATTAGACGAAAAAAAATATTTATACCTTCTTATACTGCTTCCAATTTTGGCTTGCATTTTCTTTTTCAATATGTACTGGAAAAGAAAAAAACAACGCGAATTTGGAGATTTAGAATTAGTAAAAAAACTAGCTCCTGAACATTCTATTTTTAAACCATTTTTAAAACTAGGAGTTATCCTTTTAGCTTTAGCAGCATTGGTTTTAGGATTGGTTAATCCGAAAATTGGAACAAAAATGGAGACTGTAAAACGTGAAGGAATCGATATTGTATTTGCAGTAGACGTTTCTAAAAGTATGCTTGCAGAAGATGTTGCTCCAAATCGTTTAGAAAAAAGTAAGCAACTGGTTTCTCAAATTGTAAAACAATTAGGAAATGACCGTATAGGAATTGTTGCCTATGCCGGAAGTGCTTTTCCTGTTTTGCCAATTACAACTGATTATAGTGTTGCCAAAATGTTTTTGCAAAGCATGACCCCAGATATGGTATCCTCACAAGGAACATCTCTTGACGAAGCTATAAAACTATCAGCGACTTATTTTGACGAAAAAAGCAAAACAAGTAAGCTATTGATCTTGATTTCGGATGGTGAAGATCATTCAGAAGGAGCCGATGTTGCTGCTGAAGAAGCCAATAAATTAGGAATGAAAATCATTACTATTGGTGTTGGAACCGAAAAAGGTGCTACGATTCCATTAAAGAAAAATGGTGTAGTCGAAAGCTACCAAAGAGATAATAATAACGAAATAGTTATTACAAAATTAAATCAAGAAGGCTTAAAGGCTATCGCAAAAGCAACAAAAGGTGGTTATGTCTACGGCGGTAGCACCAAAGAAGTCTTAGATTATGTAAAGAATGCTTTAGACAACATCCAAAAAACTGAATTTGAAGCTACACAAATGGCCGATTTTCAATCTCAATTTCAATGGTTTATTGGTATTGCTTTTGTTTTATTGTTCATTGATCTATTCTTATTGGAAAGAAAAACAAATTGGATAAAAGAGTTGAATTTATTTAACGAGAAAAAATAA
- a CDS encoding cystathionine gamma-synthase, with translation MKFNTKVIHGGQHHDPSTGAVMPPVYQTSTFIQTSPGQPLGDYEYSRASNPTRSALENALASIENGTRGLAFSSGLAATDCVLRSFKAGDEIIAMDDLYGGTYRMFTRIYKDSGIIFHFVDMNDIAKFKSLINENTKLVWVETPTNPLMKLADIEEIAKITKEKKILFAVDNTFATPYLQKPLDLGADIVMHSATKYLGGHSDVIAGALIVKDEALGEQLHFQQFATGATLGPMDSFLVLRGIKTLHLRVQRHCENGEKVVEFLSNHPKIATVYYPGLPSHPFHEIAKKQMKAFGGMVSFTFVSGKKEDSIDFLEKLKVFTLAESLGGVESLANHPALMTHASIPADKRKEVGITDDLVRLSVGIEDAEDLVADLKQALA, from the coding sequence ATGAAATTCAATACAAAAGTTATACATGGTGGACAACATCATGATCCAAGTACAGGAGCAGTAATGCCTCCAGTGTATCAAACATCGACATTTATTCAAACAAGTCCAGGGCAACCTCTTGGTGATTATGAATATAGTAGAGCTTCAAATCCTACTAGATCAGCTCTTGAGAATGCATTGGCTAGTATTGAAAACGGGACTCGTGGATTGGCTTTTTCTTCTGGATTAGCAGCTACTGATTGTGTTTTACGTTCCTTCAAAGCAGGTGATGAAATCATCGCTATGGACGATTTGTACGGAGGGACATATCGTATGTTTACTCGTATTTATAAAGATTCAGGGATAATATTCCATTTTGTAGATATGAATGATATCGCAAAATTTAAATCTTTAATAAACGAAAACACAAAGTTGGTTTGGGTAGAGACACCAACGAATCCATTAATGAAATTAGCAGACATTGAAGAAATTGCTAAAATCACTAAGGAGAAAAAAATATTGTTTGCAGTAGATAATACTTTTGCAACACCTTATTTACAAAAGCCTCTTGATTTAGGAGCAGATATTGTAATGCATTCTGCAACTAAATATTTAGGAGGACATTCAGATGTTATTGCAGGAGCTTTAATCGTAAAAGATGAAGCTTTGGGTGAGCAATTGCATTTTCAACAATTTGCTACAGGTGCGACTCTAGGGCCAATGGATAGTTTCTTGGTTTTAAGAGGAATTAAAACACTTCACTTACGTGTGCAAAGACATTGTGAGAATGGAGAAAAAGTAGTTGAATTTTTAAGCAATCATCCTAAAATTGCAACAGTTTATTATCCAGGTCTACCTAGTCATCCATTTCATGAAATTGCCAAAAAACAAATGAAAGCTTTTGGAGGAATGGTTTCTTTTACTTTTGTTTCGGGTAAAAAAGAAGATTCAATTGACTTTTTAGAAAAATTAAAAGTATTTACTTTGGCAGAATCTTTAGGAGGAGTAGAATCTCTGGCTAATCATCCTGCTTTAATGACTCACGCTTCAATCCCTGCGGATAAGAGAAAAGAAGTTGGTATAACTGACGATTTAGTTCGTTTAAGTGTTGGTATCGAAGATGCAGAAGATTTAGTTGCTGATTTGAAACAAGCTTTAGCATAA
- a CDS encoding SDR family NAD(P)-dependent oxidoreductase, whose translation MNISMCYKHKRMKKTALITGATSGIGKATAEMLAKNNYKVILCGRRQDRLAALEKELEVYTDVHTLAFDVRDKKAVLEHIGSLPESFSEIDVLINNAGNAHGLDPIQTGDLDDWDAMIDINVKGLLYVSKAIIPQMTVRKSGHIINIGSTAAKEVYPNGNVYCGTKHAVDAISQGMRIDLNPFGIRVGAIHPGMVETEFSEVRFKGDSNKASNVYKGFTPLQAEDIADIIHFVVSRPYHVNIADLVVMSTAQASSTIVKRD comes from the coding sequence ATCAATATTTCTATGTGTTATAAACATAAGAGAATGAAAAAAACAGCCTTAATAACTGGTGCTACAAGTGGTATAGGTAAAGCTACAGCGGAAATGTTGGCGAAAAACAATTATAAAGTTATCCTTTGCGGAAGAAGACAAGACCGATTGGCAGCGCTTGAGAAAGAACTAGAAGTATATACAGACGTACATACTTTGGCATTCGATGTTCGTGATAAAAAAGCTGTTTTAGAGCATATTGGTTCGTTGCCAGAGTCGTTTTCTGAGATCGATGTTCTTATCAATAATGCAGGAAATGCACATGGATTAGATCCGATTCAAACGGGTGATTTAGACGATTGGGACGCTATGATTGATATAAACGTCAAAGGGCTTCTGTATGTTTCTAAAGCGATTATACCACAAATGACTGTAAGGAAATCTGGTCATATTATTAATATTGGTTCTACTGCTGCAAAAGAAGTGTATCCTAACGGGAATGTGTATTGCGGTACCAAACATGCTGTTGATGCCATTAGTCAAGGAATGCGAATTGATTTAAATCCGTTTGGAATTAGAGTAGGAGCGATTCACCCAGGAATGGTAGAAACAGAATTTAGTGAAGTGCGTTTTAAAGGAGATTCAAATAAAGCTTCCAATGTTTATAAAGGATTTACTCCATTACAAGCAGAAGATATTGCAGATATTATTCATTTTGTAGTTTCTAGACCGTATCATGTAAATATTGCCGATTTGGTTGTAATGAGTACAGCACAAGCTTCATCGACAATTGTAAAAAGAGATTAA
- a CDS encoding AAA family ATPase, translated as MEENTTTLDIRAINEKIERESAFIDLLTMEMNKVIVGQKHMVERLLIGLLGQGHILLEGVPGLAKTLAINTLSQAVQGSFSRIQFTPDLLPADVVGTMIYNIKQNEFSIKKGPIFANFVLADEINRAPAKVQSALLEAMQEKQVTIGDTTFKLDRPFLVLATQNPVEQEGTYQLPEAQVDRFMLKTVIDYPKMDEERLVIRQNLKGSYEKVNAVVSVDQILRAQEAVREVYMDEKIEKYILDIIFATRYPEKYKLADLKPLISFGASPRGSINLANAAKCYAFIKRRGYVIPEDVRAVVHDVLRHRVGITYEAEAENITSVDIINKIVNEIEVP; from the coding sequence ATGGAAGAAAATACAACGACTTTAGACATTAGAGCGATCAATGAAAAAATTGAAAGAGAAAGTGCTTTTATAGACCTTCTCACAATGGAAATGAACAAAGTTATTGTGGGTCAGAAACATATGGTCGAGCGTTTGTTAATCGGACTTCTAGGTCAAGGCCATATTTTGTTAGAAGGAGTTCCTGGATTAGCAAAGACTCTTGCGATAAATACATTGTCACAAGCAGTGCAAGGTTCATTCAGCCGTATTCAATTTACACCTGACTTATTACCTGCCGATGTTGTTGGAACGATGATTTACAACATTAAGCAAAATGAATTTTCTATCAAAAAAGGACCAATTTTTGCAAATTTCGTTCTTGCCGATGAAATTAACCGTGCTCCAGCCAAAGTACAATCGGCACTTTTGGAGGCGATGCAAGAAAAACAAGTTACTATTGGAGACACTACATTTAAACTAGATCGTCCGTTTTTAGTACTTGCAACTCAAAACCCAGTTGAACAAGAAGGGACATACCAACTTCCAGAAGCTCAAGTCGATCGTTTTATGCTTAAAACTGTGATTGACTATCCTAAAATGGATGAAGAGCGTTTAGTAATTCGCCAGAATTTAAAAGGAAGCTACGAAAAAGTTAATGCTGTTGTTTCTGTAGATCAAATTTTACGCGCACAAGAAGCTGTTCGTGAAGTTTATATGGACGAAAAAATAGAGAAATATATTCTAGATATTATTTTCGCAACACGTTACCCTGAAAAATATAAATTAGCAGACTTAAAACCACTTATCAGTTTCGGAGCATCTCCACGTGGAAGTATTAACTTAGCCAATGCAGCTAAATGTTATGCTTTTATCAAACGTCGTGGTTATGTAATTCCAGAAGATGTTCGTGCAGTTGTACATGATGTATTACGTCACAGAGTAGGTATCACTTACGAAGCAGAAGCAGAAAACATAACTTCTGTAGACATCATCAATAAAATTGTAAATGAAATTGAAGTACCTTAA
- a CDS encoding tetratricopeptide repeat protein, producing MKNLLLYILLTLSLTISAQEKDKALPKANEEYKQNNFVDAEANYRISQSKFPNRTVAPYNLGNAIYKQNQAGEAKFAYAKAIKNAKTPSQKHKAFHNLGNVFMKEKDYGQAVEAYKNALRNNPSDEETRYNYALAKKMLKENPPKEDKNKDKNKDKDKDKDKKDDKKDGDKDKKDDKGDKDKDKKDDKGDPNKDKKDGKDDKGDPKKEDNKGEPKPAPGGISKERLQNLLDAVNNEEKKIQDKVNAQKVKGAPKKTEKDW from the coding sequence ATGAAAAATTTACTTCTATATATTTTATTAACGCTTTCATTGACCATTTCGGCTCAAGAAAAGGATAAAGCGTTGCCAAAAGCTAATGAAGAATATAAACAGAATAATTTTGTAGATGCGGAAGCTAATTATAGAATTTCGCAATCTAAATTTCCAAATCGAACCGTTGCTCCTTACAACTTAGGAAATGCTATTTATAAGCAAAACCAAGCAGGAGAAGCTAAATTTGCTTACGCGAAAGCCATAAAGAATGCTAAAACTCCTTCTCAAAAACACAAAGCATTTCATAACCTAGGTAATGTTTTTATGAAAGAGAAAGATTATGGCCAAGCAGTTGAAGCTTATAAAAATGCGTTACGTAACAATCCTTCGGATGAAGAAACACGTTACAACTATGCTTTAGCAAAGAAAATGCTAAAAGAAAATCCTCCTAAAGAAGATAAGAACAAGGACAAAAATAAAGACAAGGATAAGGATAAGGATAAGAAGGACGACAAAAAAGACGGCGACAAAGATAAGAAAGACGACAAAGGCGATAAAGACAAAGACAAAAAAGACGACAAGGGCGATCCTAATAAAGATAAAAAGGACGGAAAAGATGACAAAGGAGATCCAAAAAAAGAAGATAATAAAGGAGAACCAAAACCAGCACCTGGAGGCATATCAAAAGAGCGTTTACAGAATCTCTTAGACGCAGTAAATAACGAAGAAAAGAAAATTCAAGATAAAGTGAATGCTCAAAAAGTAAAAGGAGCTCCTAAGAAAACCGAAAAAGACTGGTAA
- a CDS encoding DUF58 domain-containing protein, whose translation MDTKDLLKKVRKIEIKTKRLSNHIFSGEYHSSFKGRGMTFSEVRQYQYGDDIRAIDWNVTARYNEAHVKVFEEERELTMMLMVDISGSENFGSKSQFKKDIVTEIAATMAFSATQNNDKIGLILFSDIIELYIPPKKGRSHVLRIIRELIEFEPKSNKTDIAQAFKFLSGTQKKKAIVFVISDFMSDDYEHTLKIASKKHDITGIRVYDIREEKIPNIGMVSMLDAETGKTQLINTSSKTIRTNYEKHYHSKVNYFKETFSKSGAGVVNTRVDESYVTKLLGYFKSR comes from the coding sequence ATGGATACAAAAGACCTATTAAAAAAAGTACGTAAAATAGAAATAAAAACCAAAAGATTGAGTAATCACATCTTTTCGGGAGAGTACCATTCTTCATTCAAAGGACGAGGAATGACTTTTAGTGAAGTGCGCCAATACCAATATGGCGATGATATTCGTGCTATTGACTGGAATGTAACTGCACGTTATAATGAAGCTCACGTAAAAGTTTTTGAAGAAGAACGCGAACTTACCATGATGCTTATGGTGGATATTTCGGGTTCTGAAAATTTTGGTTCAAAAAGTCAATTTAAAAAAGATATCGTAACCGAAATTGCCGCAACAATGGCTTTCTCGGCAACACAGAATAATGACAAAATTGGGTTGATTTTATTTTCGGATATAATCGAATTATATATTCCGCCTAAAAAAGGAAGGTCGCATGTATTACGTATCATTCGTGAACTAATCGAATTTGAACCTAAAAGCAATAAAACAGATATTGCACAAGCATTTAAATTTTTATCGGGTACACAAAAGAAGAAAGCTATCGTTTTTGTAATCTCCGATTTCATGTCAGATGATTATGAACATACGTTAAAAATAGCTTCTAAAAAACATGACATTACAGGCATTCGAGTATATGATATTCGAGAAGAAAAAATACCAAATATCGGAATGGTTTCTATGCTTGATGCCGAAACCGGCAAAACACAATTAATCAATACAAGTTCAAAAACAATACGCACAAACTATGAGAAACATTATCATAGCAAAGTGAATTATTTTAAAGAAACGTTCAGTAAATCAGGAGCTGGTGTGGTAAACACCCGTGTCGACGAAAGTTATGTCACCAAATTATTAGGCTATTTTAAATCAAGATAA